From a region of the Helianthus annuus cultivar XRQ/B chromosome 5, HanXRQr2.0-SUNRISE, whole genome shotgun sequence genome:
- the LOC110942249 gene encoding extensin-3-like — protein MGTNTKGTMSQLGTLLITLLVVIVSLSFPSLTTANYPYSSPPPPTKKSPPPPTPHYLYKSPPPPPPVYKSPPPPPKKPYKYKSPPPPPKTHYIYKSPPPPPPKKHYEYKSPPPPLPKKHYEYKSPPPPPPKKHYYYKSPPPPPPKKHYEYKSPPPPPPKTHYKYKSPPPPPPKKHYEYKSPPPPPPKTHYKYKSPPPPPKKHYEYKSPPPPPPKKHYEYKSPPPPPPKTHYKYKSPPPPPPKKHYEYKSPPPPPPKKHYEYKSPPPPPPKKHYEYKSPPPPPPKKHYEYKSPPPPPKKHYEYKSPPPPPPKTHYKYKSPPPPPPPKKHYEYKSPPPPPPKTHYKYMSPPPPPKKHYEHKSPPPPTKKYPPPHYYYSSPPPPPHYQ, from the coding sequence ATGGGAACAAATACAAAAGGGACGATGTCTCAATTGGGGACCCTTTTAATCACTCTTTTAGTGGTTATTGTATCTTTAAGCTTCCCATCATTGACCACCGCAAACTACCCCTATTCATCACCACCTCCACCAACCAAGAaatctccaccaccaccaacacctcATTATCTTTACAagtcaccaccaccacctccacctgtTTATAagtctccaccaccaccaccaaagaaaccctataaatacaagtcaccaccaccacctccaaaGACGCACTATATATACAAGTCCCCACCACCGCCTCCGCCAAAGAAACATTACGAATACAAGTCCCCACCACCACCTCTGCCAAAGAAACATTACGAATATAAGTCcccaccaccacctccgccaaAGAAACATTACTATTACAAGTCcccaccaccacctccgccaaAGAAACATTACGAGTACAAGTCcccaccaccacctccgccaaAGACACACTACAAATATAAgtctccaccaccacctccaccaaaGAAACATTACGAGTACAAGtctccaccaccacctccgccaaAGACACACTATAAATACAAGTCCCCACCACCTCCGCCAAAGAAACACTACGAATACAAGTCcccaccaccacctccgccaaAGAAACATTACGAGTACAAGTCcccaccaccacctccgccaaAGACACACTATAAATACAAGTCCCCACCGCCACCTCCGCCAAAGAAACACTACGAATACAAGTCcccaccaccacctccgccaaAGAAACATTACGAGTACAAGTCcccaccaccacctccgccaaAGAAACACTACGAATACAAGTCcccaccaccacctccgccaaAGAAACATTACGAGTACAAGTCCCCACCACCTCCGCCAAAGAAACATTATGAGTACaagtcaccaccaccacccccgcCAAAGACACACTATAAATACaagtcaccaccaccaccacccccgcCAAAGAAACATTACGAGTACAagtcaccaccaccacctccgccaaAGACACACTATAAATACATGTCACCACCACCCCCGCCAAAGAAACACTATGAGCACAAGTCCCCACCACCTCCTACTAAAAAATACCCACCACCACATTACTACTACAGttcacctcctcctcctcctcactATCAATAG